The Anopheles gambiae chromosome 2, idAnoGambNW_F1_1, whole genome shotgun sequence genomic sequence TCTGTGATCCACCGTGACTGCCCGCCATTTCGATGACCGGATGTACACCGGCGGACGATGATCCGCCATCGTTcctggcagcagcagaagtGGAAGAATTGTTAGAGTGGGCAGTAGAGGAAGTAGAAGAGGAAGCAGACATTGAAGCGATTGAAGATGTGGCAACagaagcagcggcagcagcagcagcagcagtagcccCAGGCCCGGCAGGGGAAGCGACAGATGAAATGGTAGATGTTACATTCGAAGCGTTACTGTTAGCAATTGCACTAGATGAATGCTGCGACGAAGCAGAATGCGAACTGCCCGTGGAATAGTGAAGCGACGACGGTGCGGCAGAAGTACCACCGCCCGACGAAAGCTTGTCGCCCATCGCAGCGGAATGTTGCTGATGGTGCGAATGTtggtgatgttgatgatgctgttggtgatggtgctgctgctgctgctgcggctggtggtggtgatggtggtgagaatgttgctgttgttgttgctgctgctgctggtgaggTGTCAAatgttgatgatggtggctGTTCTGGGAGGAAGAGTTTCCCACGACCACCGACGCGGTGGCGGATCCGGTTCCTGCTGCCATCGAGAGCACGCTACCATTGTTGCTGGCATTGTTACCGCCGGCCGCGGGCGCATTACTACCACCGGACGACGATGGATTATACCGTGATGGTGAATGGTCATCGACATTACGATCCACGGCCGGTCCGTACGAGTAGGACTGCCCactaccgccaccaccgccatggGAAGAACGTCGTGAAGGTGATGGAGACGACCCACGGCGATGCGATCCACCGCTTGCTGAGGATTCTATCCCAATCGAAGGTGATCCTCGATCTGGTGGTAATTGggactgttgttgttgttgttgctgctgctgttgctgctgttgctgctgctgtgaacGCTTTTTGGATGTACGAgtttttccaccaccaccaccaccaccactagaaacaccaccaccgacgcCGGTGTTACCGGCACCACCGGTAGAGTTGTTTCCACCATTGCCACCACTACGTTCTCTCGAGTGTGATCTGCATGTGAGGAAGGTGAGATGGGGGGGATATTCCAGGGAAGAAGGTTTTGTGTTATAAAAACATATTAATGCCAGCACACATGACCACACCGaggacaaaaaacaaaacggacaAGTAACAACAATTACGTTAACGGGCTTAATGGTTGACGGAATTCTAATGAACAATGTAAGTATCGATTTGTGATGGGAGCGGTTCTTCTGAGCAGGTTAAGCCATTTCAAGGATACTGGACCTCTTAAAAACTAGCATctcaaaaataaaagaatagaAGAGGCTATTTGCATCTCTCAAGCTACTCGTTATTTGTTCCATCTTACAAATGATACACCGATCATGCCAAATAATAAAGAATACAGAACGAGACCGCAACTTCTAGAGATTTAGGAGGTATATCAATCGCTTTGGTGTGTTTTGGCAGTGTTATTGTGCTGAACGAACCACTCGTGCATCCGAAAACACTTCGAAATCACCATATCCACATAACGCTACAAACTTAAGCTAAATCAACGACGATAAGGAAAAGTCTAGTGCTGCAAcagaataaaatgaaaacacataACATCATAttttcgaaacaaaaaaacccacaaaaagCTTCAGTACCATCGTAACAACGACCCGCGGTTACCTAGTTTAAAGTGAACATAGTagaaatgcaaaataataataaaaaaggcacacaacaaaatgcaaatcCTTTCTGCTTCTCGGGGACGCATTTTTGTTGACGCGCGATAAATGTCCCGTTTGAAGCAGAAAGCACCCGATGTTCTTCACCCGGGTAAAAGGCGCCATAACAAATGCTAACTACCAACCAACGGAAGCGTTTGCAACagtgagaaaaaagaaagtgtCCTCACCCGTACCTGGACCGCCGGCCGGTGGACGCTTCCTCCTCCTGCAGGGCCGCTATCCGTGCGTTCGTCGTAGGCGCTTGTTTTTCGTAGCCAAACTTTAAtcctccgccgccgccgccgctgctgctgctattgtcACCCGCGTGCAGTGTCGACGGTGAGGAGGTGCGTTGGATCGTACTCATCGGCACGGGCGACACACTTTGCAGCACCGTAGCGCCGCCACCGCCCGCAGGCGAAAGCAGATCCGGCTGCTGTGACTGGCTGTGGTGCAGGGAGGTTATTACGTTGGCACCACCGGTCGTCACGCCGGCCGGGGACGAGCGCATAGACGGTGACTGCCGTTCGAGATGATGGTGACCGATCGAAGGGCCGACTgtggacgacgaggaggaacCGGCAgtggaggaggacgacgaagacgacTGAATGATGTTCTGAGCCGTCGATTGCTGCTGGATCACGGGACTAGAGCGGTTCGTGCTGGCATTCTACATTAGAGGAGGATCAGAatgaagggagagagagagaaaacgaaaGCACGTAAGTAATGTTCGATAAACCGTTGACAATAATTTTACCCTCCCACCGTTAGATACAATTCCTTTCGAGCAATCCAATCCTTCCTTCGCAAGATCACACAATCCCACACCCACCCCCATCCACCTGCGGTTCGAGTTACTGGCACTTACCATCAACTGATCACCTGCCCGGTGTGAAAtctgttggtacaagttgctaTTGCCACCACTGTTActattgctgttgttgttgttgttattgatgtggctgccgccgccgccgccacctcGATCGCTACCTTGGTGATGTCCTGGTGAGACAATGTTCGGTGTACTGTTGCTATTGCTACTAGCGCTATGATTAacgttgctactgctgctgctgctgctgctgctactgccggtATGGCTGCTACTGTTACTATTGTTACTAGCGGGTAGATTAACTCCAGGTACGGTAGCCGTCGACAGCGGTACCGACACCACCAGGCTCGGTGTGTGCTGCGACGACGCTGGCTGCTGAGGCGAGTGAGGCGTTGgctgcgaaaaaaaaatgaccgAGATTGGACCGGGAAACATGAGTGCCAGGAACCAGGTAAGAGGAAAACTCCCCGTCTCTTCCCACCCTGTACTCTGTCCAGCCGTCCGTGCGTGCTACAAAGGCGGAGGCGGATGCTTTCGGCCCGGGCAAAGCTCAACAGATGCGCGTTGGCCACACGGTACCAAACGGTGAGCGCGCTGAAAGGAACTTTCCCCCCTGAAACGGCATTTCAACGGCATGTTTACGACCAAGCACACCCGAATGGTACCGTGTGCTGAGGAAGGGTACCCCGTCGCACCGGTAAAACACAAGGACAGGTATTGCTCGACAATGATTGCTCGCAAGAAGGATACTGTGCGCTtctcgggtgtgtgtgtgtgtaggtggaCGGATTGGACAGTGATTTGTAACAGTGATTGTGGTCACAACAgtggtggtgtttttgtgtgcgtgttcggGAGAAAGGATCGCCGGTAGAGAATTGCTATCCCACCACTACTTGCTTAcctgatgatggtggtgttgctgctgttgctgatgcttgccggaggaggaggacgctGAAGACGACGAAGCGGATGAGATGATGCTCGATGTGTGCGCCGACTGGATGAGGTTGGGTGTGACATTTTGGAGGTTCGGTTCCGGCGCTGGCAACGCCGTTGCCGGATGGGGCAGCGGGGAGCTGGTTTCGGTTTTCGCCTGTAAGCAAACGCCAGAGCACAACGTTCCGGTTAGACAGCGTCGCAGCACGTACTCGCCGTCGAAGCGCAGTTTAAGCCAAACACGAACATCGTCGCCACTTTCGCGGCTGCTGCGCTCcttatgttttttcttcttttcgcgACGTTCTTTCTTGTGGCTTTTGTGCTTGTGTGGCATCGCGTTCACGGGTAGCGCAACTAAATCACTCGCCACAGGGCGCCAACGGATTAGCTTTACAAGCTGTCACAGGCGTGTCACTTTCGAAAGCACTTGGTGCTGTATTTCGTGTATCACTATTTCACCTAGCATGGCACGGCATAGCATCTCCGTAAATCGGACAGACACTACGTATGCTCTAAATTAACGGTTCATAACGAGCAAACGAACTTTTATCGTGGTGCGCATGCCGCAACGGCAGAAGCTTTACGCGAAATGAGGAGCAGTTGTGCTGCGCGAGAAGGCATCGTGCCGAATAATGAAAGGCAGCGTTGCAGCCGGCTCTACCCAGGGGCCGAGAGATTGAGCATTGAATCATATATACCACCACCATACACGGCACGGTACGGTACGGCCGTCGTGTATGTAAAGGAATCTCGTTTTTATAGACgctaacaaaacacacatctgTACCTACCGGTGTCCCCCTAGGACGTTCACCGAGAGCGGCCCGCTATAAACGTTGAACCCTGTGCGCATACGAGCTCGCTGAGCAAACACCGCACACCAAGACACAGCTTTTCTTCCCCCTTTTGAATAAAACCGTAAAAAAGGGCCGGCGCGCTCGGTCGATCCCTTccctgtgttgtgtgtgctccTTTGCTCCTTTTGTCCTACCTTTCGACCGCTAGTCATGCTCTCGTCGTATTACGTCGCAAGCGTTCCTTCCCTTCTGCGATTATCCTATCAATGCGGAATGATCGTACCGGGGCGGCGTACGTGCGGATAGGCACAGCAGCGACGGTATGCGGATATGCGAAtagcaataacaataaaaaaaggtgtgtatgtgagtcCCTCCGGTATGGAGGACGATTTGCAAAAGGAGGACGATATGCTTTCTACCCTTACCACTACATACGCGCGGTTTTACCacctttcttcttctgctttccGAGTCCCTTCCCTACAGCGTTCACACTCTATACGCaaagctgtgtttgtgtgacattGAATATCCttgggaaaaaaaaacttcaccaAGGACGAGAGAAACATTGCACGCACACAAGCAAACGTCCTCTTTTCCGGGTAGCAacttatgtgttttttttttttaattcctacCCGCTTTGTTGATATTTGTTTAAAGCGACCGTGCGCCACTCACCTTCTTCACACTCTTCTCGTGTGATGCGATCGACGACGGATCAATGTGATCGTTTTTACTCAGCGACAATGGCACCAGCGATACGGCAACGTCCCTTATCAGGTCACTGGATGAAGGAACAACAGGATATCATCAATTAAATGCTGTACATGGGTGTAATGTATCGTACTGTACTTGAAATGCTTACCGATTAGCATCCAGCATCTCGCTACTGCTGACCGACGATGTTGGTGTCGAGCGTGCATCGGCCTTTCGCTTCTTGCCGCcgctactgctactactactactcccgGTGGACGATCCACCTGTGGGGCCGGTGCTGCCACCGTACGAACCGCCCGAGCCACCACTGCCCGCTCCCGAACCTCCCATCGCCAGCTTGCCGCTCTCGATCACGGACGTGGAACCAGCGTTCCCGCTACCCGAGCCGGCATGATTGTACACCGACTCCGAATTGACGACGATCGTTTCGGTGAAGTTGCTCGAGGTGCTCATTTTTGCAATCGCTTCCTTGGACAGTGGTTCCTTCCCGCTGCCACCGGTGTGGTCCTGCGGTGGCTTAATGATGAGCGTCGTCGGAATCGCTGCCGGGGAGAGGGAAGCCGCCCGTCCCGATCCGACGCCGCTATTCGTTGACAGAGGGCCACCACCTTGACTGCtgctaccaccaccgccacttcCTTTGTCGGGCTTATCAGAATGATGTTTGCTGGaggagttgctgctgctgccgctgctgctgctggagctacCTCCGGGTccactgccgccaccgcctgCGGTCGACGAGTAGCCACTTTGCGATGAAGATTGCGAGGACGCATTCGCACCCAGCGCACCCATCGACCCGGAAGAAGAACCGGCCGTCCCACCCATGTCGACATCCTTCGATTGGTTGGAGCTGCCACCGGCAGAACTGCTTGTACTTGTACTATTGTTAAAATTGCTTCCACTTCCTCCGCTCGTGCTGCTACTGCTCGACGATTTCGATGATTTCGAGCTTTTGTCGCGCTGTTTtgcaaaatgaaacgaaatggGTTTAGTTTGTAAAACTAAAGACTTAATCCAAAAAAGGGCCACGGGTCCTTATTCCACCGAGACACTTACGTTTTTACTATATTTATCCTTTTCCTTCGAACTGCTGCCcgaactaccaccaccaccaccagttcCTCCGGACGAGCCGGAACTGGTCTTGCTGGAACCACTGCCGCCCACACTTCCGGCGATGCCCGAGCCACCGATTCCACTGCCACCACTGTTGCTCACACTACCGCTGCCTCCGCTACCGGACATGCTTGAAACGCCCGACGAAGAGGACGAAGACGATGAGGTGGACATGGAGGAGTTGCCGGACATACCACTGGCCCCACTGCCCCCGGAACCACCGCCCCCGCCGGACGCCAGCaccgaggacgaggaggacgacgaaAGCGATGCGCCGGAGCCCGATCCGCTCGAACTTTTCGACGCACTCGAGGACTTGCGCTGcttggaggaggaggacgatgacGAGGAAGAGGTAGACGATGAGCCGCCGACGCTCGGTTCGCCCGACAACCGGCTGCTGGACTTGAGCCCACtgctcgagctgctgctgccaccggcCCCACTGccacccccaccaccaccgccaccacctccaccggtTCCACCTGATCCGGCCGCACTGCTGCTGGAGTGTTGCTGGGGTGGGGGCGGTTCCATTTCCTTCTCCGGCGACGACGGACCATCGCTCGAGTTGGCCTCGTGGCTGATGGGCTTGTAGGGTGGGATCGTTTTCACATTGCCTCCCTTTTTCTGCAACAGAACCAGAGGCAAAAGATTCGTCAGTGCGGGTACGTAAGAAGCAGTAGAAGAATAGTTCGGTGCACACTTACCAGTTTGCTGTAGTGGTGCTGGCAGTAGCCGCAGTACTTTACATTGTCCAGATAGTTGCCAGCTTCTTCACACAGCAGGCCGAGCTGCTGGGCGCAGGTGACGTGAAACTGTTGCTTGCAGCCCGATTTGTTGCACTGCATGCAGGCTCCTACGTTCGCACGGGACCCCTTGCCCATATCCTGACAGATGTAGCATGCTGTGGAATGACAAACGTCGATCAGCTGAGCCAAAATCCCCCGGGGCCAAAAACGTCTCCTTCTACCGGCCTACTTACTCTTGTTGTATCGCTCCTGCGGGATCAGCTGCAGGATGATCGGCTCCATCGTCGTCACGTTCCCGAAACGCACCTCGGGAATGTACAGGGCGCAGACGACATGCGCCCATCCCTGGTTGTCCGTCCGCTTGAGCGCCCCATCGCGGGACGGGCACAGCTCGCAGCGCACCCGAGCCGGACGCTCCTGACTCTCACACTTCCGACAGTACCAAGGACCACTCGGCACGGTCACGATTCCGTAGCACGCCTGGTGCACGGCCACGGCACAGCTTTGACCATCGCAGTACACTAGCGGATTTTCCGACCAGCCGCGATCGTCTGAACAGACACAACATCCACCGACCATCTCCTTCATTCTGGTCCGTGGATTAAAGTAGACCCTTTTCCCATCCACTGAAATCGTATCAGTGCGCGCTGTTGGTGAgcccaccaccgccaccaccagacCAGAGCTAGCACAGCACGCTACGCACGGATACGATTCGAAGATGGTGCTTTTAGTTCCGGTACGGCCACAAAATGCAATCCAGTAAGCACTGCCAATCCTACAGGATACTCagttcactcactcacactaacacgcacgcacgcacacaagaACACGGGTTTATCGCGAGTTTATGTAagtgttttttcttcacacTAAACGATATATTTCACGCACTAAACACTTTTCGTtcaagagtttttttttgtttgtttgtatgcaTGGATCGTCTCTGTGCCAGATTCGCTGGCATGGCTACGGAAAGCGCCTTTCTTGCACCTTTGCATTGCGCCAACCACGCTCTCCGGTGGGATGCACGAACGCGCACGCATTTACGCACGCAATCC encodes the following:
- the LOC1281722 gene encoding mucin-19 isoform X11, which codes for MKEMVGGCCVCSDDRGWSENPLVYCDGQSCAVAVHQACYGIVTVPSGPWYCRKCESQERPARVRCELCPSRDGALKRTDNQGWAHVVCALYIPEVRFGNVTTMEPIILQLIPQERYNKTCYICQDMGKGSRANVGACMQCNKSGCKQQFHVTCAQQLGLLCEEAGNYLDNVKYCGYCQHHYSKLKKGGNVKTIPPYKPISHEANSSDGPSSPEKEMEPPPPQQHSSSSAAGSGGTGGGGGGGGGGGSGAGGSSSSSSGLKSSSRLSGEPSVGGSSSTSSSSSSSSSKQRKSSSASKSSSGSGSGASLSSSSSSSVLASGGGGGSGGSGASGMSGNSSMSTSSSSSSSSGVSSMSGSGGSGSVSNSGGSGIGGSGIAGSVGGSGSSKTSSGSSGGTGGGGGSSGSSSKEKDKYSKNRDKSSKSSKSSSSSSTSGGSGSNFNNSTSTSSSAGGSSNQSKDVDMGGTAGSSSGSMGALGANASSQSSSQSGYSSTAGGGGSGPGGSSSSSSGSSSNSSSKHHSDKPDKGSGGGGSSSQGGGPLSTNSGVGSGRAASLSPAAIPTTLIIKPPQDHTGGSGKEPLSKEAIAKMSTSSNFTETIVVNSESVYNHAGSGSGNAGSTSVIESGKLAMGGSGAGSGGSGGSYGGSTGPTGGSSTGSSSSSSSGGKKRKADARSTPTSSVSSSEMLDANRDLIRDVAVSLVPLSLSKNDHIDPSSIASHEKSVKKAKTETSSPLPHPATALPAPEPNLQNVTPNLIQSAHTSSIISSASSSSASSSSGKHQQQQQHHHHQPTPHSPQQPASSQHTPSLVVSVPLSTATVPGVNLPASNNSNSSSHTGSSSSSSSSSSNVNHSASSNSNSTPNIVSPGHHQGSDRGGGGGGSHINNNNNNSNSNSGGNSNLYQQISHRAGDQLMNASTNRSSPVIQQQSTAQNIIQSSSSSSSTAGSSSSSTVGPSIGHHHLERQSPSMRSSPAGVTTGGANVITSLHHSQSQQPDLLSPAGGGGATVLQSVSPVPMSTIQRTSSPSTLHAGDNSSSSGGGGGGLKFGYEKQAPTTNARIAALQEEEASTGRRSRYGTPEMIVSSGGVVPYSMSSTMTAASSSSYGGSSGGGGGGLKFSYEAQPTNPLSAVSTASMMGSSGSVIAAPQVKDSPPSSPGSDAGGSAAGTAIVSGRGTKRNRKMSSNAAAVNSGAGAVPTTSVAGQTGGPSIVPASIVAGGSADAKDGKLFQNGGSSSAAAGGSVVSATHMLGNQLNPSSSVAQKMSDQLSMEIEAHAYVPGPIDAVPTLMGPQFPGKNRTNNSQSMPVGAGGGGNSLSSMLTGGATATANGNTPQSLEQLLERQWEQGSQFLMEQAQHFDIASLLSCLHQLRSENIRLEEHVNNLVARRDHLLAVNARLAIPLNPTAALGGVGMIGGSGGSGPGAGGAATGGAGVGGAGIGSLPGQFNNIHGNGPIDANVITNASAVSNRSSRGQHGPNQQQQPGQQGPVGHFGSGAGSNAAGGGIGGLPQENGIDFRHTNSSHPATNSASIRRNSPSSQPFPSATTATGGGGGGGTTRGAPSTNSSSANNSTVQAQTTGGTGSGEPVLPSTTGTTGRSSTLRPSSGPANVSSTGSNSSTGSSNSNNSNSISTGNGPTPAIGGGAGLNSSTVGPPAGTYHQATREQQQTIYNTAHQPTHQLRRDDIPLLLEHHQQEHLHHHAHSQPSHHQHQHHHHHQPPVASLPPLPPLPPTQAPLHLHPSVTGTAATLPPSSQGHSQQNHHHHHQQQQQSSSSSSSIMSQSNHPSSPQVLVSRVGVAPVTSSSIRTAPTAAAAAAAHVPPRSVSSNHHHHHQQQQQQQQSHHHPQHHHHHLHQHASHPYMHGNHLQQHRSASPPPTGSGHGPTTHPHHPLQHHHGSLNSIDGPMAGRGAAITTTPPPPPPSQPAVVVVDRMMTGHSQRPPAH
- the LOC1281722 gene encoding hornerin isoform X1 is translated as MKEMVGGCCVCSDDRGWSENPLVYCDGQSCAVAVHQACYGIVTVPSGPWYCRKCESQERPARVRCELCPSRDGALKRTDNQGWAHVVCALYIPEVRFGNVTTMEPIILQLIPQERYNKTCYICQDMGKGSRANVGACMQCNKSGCKQQFHVTCAQQLGLLCEEAGNYLDNVKYCGYCQHHYSKLKKGGNVKTIPPYKPISHEANSSDGPSSPEKEMEPPPPQQHSSSSAAGSGGTGGGGGGGGGGGSGAGGSSSSSSGLKSSSRLSGEPSVGGSSSTSSSSSSSSSKQRKSSSASKSSSGSGSGASLSSSSSSSVLASGGGGGSGGSGASGMSGNSSMSTSSSSSSSSGVSSMSGSGGSGSVSNSGGSGIGGSGIAGSVGGSGSSKTSSGSSGGTGGGGGSSGSSSKEKDKYSKNRDKSSKSSKSSSSSSTSGGSGSNFNNSTSTSSSAGGSSNQSKDVDMGGTAGSSSGSMGALGANASSQSSSQSGYSSTAGGGGSGPGGSSSSSSGSSSNSSSKHHSDKPDKGSGGGGSSSQGGGPLSTNSGVGSGRAASLSPAAIPTTLIIKPPQDHTGGSGKEPLSKEAIAKMSTSSNFTETIVVNSESVYNHAGSGSGNAGSTSVIESGKLAMGGSGAGSGGSGGSYGGSTGPTGGSSTGSSSSSSSGGKKRKADARSTPTSSVSSSEMLDANRDLIRDVAVSLVPLSLSKNDHIDPSSIASHEKSVKKAKTETSSPLPHPATALPAPEPNLQNVTPNLIQSAHTSSIISSASSSSASSSSGKHQQQQQHHHHQPTPHSPQQPASSQHTPSLVVSVPLSTATVPGVNLPASNNSNSSSHTGSSSSSSSSSSNVNHSASSNSNSTPNIVSPGHHQGSDRGGGGGGSHINNNNNNSNSNSGGNSNLYQQISHRAGDQLMNASTNRSSPVIQQQSTAQNIIQSSSSSSSTAGSSSSSTVGPSIGHHHLERQSPSMRSSPAGVTTGGANVITSLHHSQSQQPDLLSPAGGGGATVLQSVSPVPMSTIQRTSSPSTLHAGDNSSSSGGGGGGLKFGYEKQAPTTNARIAALQEEEASTGRRSRYGSHSRERSGGNGGNNSTGGAGNTGVGGGVSSGGGGGGGKTRTSKKRSQQQQQQQQQQQQQQQQSQLPPDRGSPSIGIESSASGGSHRRGSSPSPSRRSSHGGGGGSGQSYSYGPAVDRNVDDHSPSRYNPSSSGGSNAPAAGGNNASNNGSVLSMAAGTGSATASVVVGNSSSQNSHHHQHLTPHQQQQQQQQQHSHHHHHHQPQQQQQHHHQQHHQHHQHSHHQQHSAAMGDKLSSGGGTSAAPSSLHYSTGSSHSASSQHSSSAIANSNASNVTSTISSVASPAGPGATAAAAAAAASVATSSIASMSASSSTSSTAHSNNSSTSAAARNDGGSSSAGVHPVIEMAGSHGGSQSYQQHHHHHTSGGIISGYSQNASSNSSASTKSHQNTNNGSNMESFHQQQQHHHHHQQQQYHGGGSGSHSVLSGSGNSSISISSNSNNLSSNNNTSTITTTTTTNTTNITTTSNSSSNSGNNSNSKNTTIISSNSGNLSGTAGNSNTNNSTGSNHNISNSSSSSSSGGTIVTAAANPNKKHRGASHHPSIVELSPSPSTSRTPEMIVSSGGVVPYSMSSTMTAASSSSYGGSSGGGGGGLKFSYEAQPTNPLSAVSTASMMGSSGSVIAAPQVKDSPPSSPGSDAGGSAAGTAIVSGRGTKRNRKMSSNAAAVNSGAGAVPTTSVAGQTGGPSIVPASIVAGGSADAKDGKLFQNGGSSSAAAGGSVVSATHMLGNQLNPSSSVAQKMSDQLSMEIEAHAYVPGPIDAVPTLMGPQFPGKNRTNNSQSMPVGAGGGGNSLSSMLTGGATATANGNTPQSLEQLLERQWEQGSQFLMEQAQHFDIASLLSCLHQLRSENIRLEEHVNNLVARRDHLLAVNARLAIPLNPTAALGGVGMIGGSGGSGPGAGGAATGGAGVGGAGIGSLPGQFNNIHGNGPIDANVITNASAVSNRSSRGQHGPNQQQQPGQQGPVGHFGSGAGSNAAGGGIGGLPQENGIDFRHTNSSHPATNSASIRRNSPSSQPFPSATTATGGGGGGGTTRGAPSTNSSSANNSTVQAQTTGGTGSGEPVLPSTTGTTGRSSTLRPSSGPANVSSTGSNSSTGSSNSNNSNSISTGNGPTPAIGGGAGLNSSTVGPPAGTYHQATREQQQTIYNTAHQPTHQLRRDDIPLLLEHHQQEHLHHHAHSQPSHHQHQHHHHHQPPVASLPPLPPLPPTQAPLHLHPSVTGTAATLPPSSQGHSQQNHHHHHQQQQQSSSSSSSIMSQSNHPSSPQVLVSRVGVAPVTSSSIRTAPTAAAAAAAHVPPRSVSSNHHHHHQQQQQQQQSHHHPQHHHHHLHQHASHPYMHGNHLQQHRSASPPPTGSGHGPTTHPHHPLQHHHGSLNSIDGPMAGRGAAITTTPPPPPPSQPAVVVVDRMMTGHSQRPPAH
- the LOC1281722 gene encoding protein AF-10 isoform X17; this encodes MKEMVGGCCVCSDDRGWSENPLVYCDGQSCAVAVHQACYGIVTVPSGPWYCRKCESQERPARVRCELCPSRDGALKRTDNQGWAHVVCALYIPEVRFGNVTTMEPIILQLIPQERYNKTCYICQDMGKGSRANVGACMQCNKSGCKQQFHVTCAQQLGLLCEEAGNYLDNVKYCGYCQHHYSKLKKGGNVKTIPPYKPISHEANSSDGPSSPEKEMEPPPPQQHSSSSAAGSGGTGGGGGGGGGGGSGAGGSSSSSSGLKSSSRLSGEPSVGGSSSTSSSSSSSSSKQRKSSSASKSSSGSGSGASLSSSSSSSVLASGGGGGSGGSGASGMSGNSSMSTSSSSSSSSGVSSMSGSGGSGSVSNSGGSGIGGSGIAGSVGGSGSSKTSSGSSGGTGGGGGSSGSSSKEKDKYSKNRDKSSKSSKSSSSSSTSGGSGSNFNNSTSTSSSAGGSSNQSKDVDMGGTAGSSSGSMGALGANASSQSSSQSGYSSTAGGGGSGPGGSSSSSSGSSSNSSSKHHSDKPDKGSGGGGSSSQGGGPLSTNSGVGSGRAASLSPAAIPTTLIIKPPQDHTGGSGKEPLSKEAIAKMSTSSNFTETIVVNSESVYNHAGSGSGNAGSTSVIESGKLAMGGSGAGSGGSGGSYGGSTGPTGGSSTGSSSSSSSGGKKRKADARSTPTSSVSSSEMLDANRDLIRDVAVSLVPLSLSKNDHIDPSSIASHEKSVKKAKTETSSPLPHPATALPAPEPNLQNVTPNLIQSAHTSSIISSASSSSASSSSGKHQQQQQHHHHQNASTNRSSPVIQQQSTAQNIIQSSSSSSSTAGSSSSSTVGPSIGHHHLERQSPSMRSSPAGVTTGGANVITSLHHSQSQQPDLLSPAGGGGATVLQSVSPVPMSTIQRTSSPSTLHAGDNSSSSGGGGGGLKFGYEKQAPTTNARIAALQEEEASTGRRSRYGTPEMIVSSGGVVPYSMSSTMTAASSSSYGGSSGGGGGGLKFSYEAQPTNPLSAVSTASMMGSSGSVIAAPQVKDSPPSSPGSDAGGSAAGTAIVSGRGTKRNRKMSSNAAAVNSGAGAVPTTSVAGQTGGPSIVPASIVAGGSADAKDGKLFQNGGSSSAAAGGSVVSATHMLGNQLNPSSSVAQKMSDQLSMEIEAHAYVPGPIDAVPTLMGPQFPGKNRTNNSQSMPVGAGGGGNSLSSMLTGGATATANGNTPQSLEQLLERQWEQGSQFLMEQAQHFDIASLLSCLHQLRSENIRLEEHVNNLVARRDHLLAVNARLAIPLNPTAALGGVGMIGGSGGSGPGAGGAATGGAGVGGAGIGSLPGQFNNIHGNGPIDANVITNASAVSNRSSRGQHGPNQQQQPGQQGPVGHFGSGAGSNAAGGGIGGLPQENGIDFRHTNSSHPATNSASISEKPNTIYVNF
- the LOC1281722 gene encoding protein AF-10 isoform X15, with the translated sequence MKEMVGGCCVCSDDRGWSENPLVYCDGQSCAVAVHQACYGIVTVPSGPWYCRKCESQERPARVRCELCPSRDGALKRTDNQGWAHVVCALYIPEVRFGNVTTMEPIILQLIPQERYNKTCYICQDMGKGSRANVGACMQCNKSGCKQQFHVTCAQQLGLLCEEAGNYLDNVKYCGYCQHHYSKLKKGGNVKTIPPYKPISHEANSSDGPSSPEKEMEPPPPQQHSSSSAAGSGGTGGGGGGGGGGGSGAGGSSSSSSGLKSSSRLSGEPSVGGSSSTSSSSSSSSSKQRKSSSASKSSSGSGSGASLSSSSSSSVLASGGGGGSGGSGASGMSGNSSMSTSSSSSSSSGVSSMSGSGGSGSVSNSGGSGIGGSGIAGSVGGSGSSKTSSGSSGGTGGGGGSSGSSSKEKDKYSKNRDKSSKSSKSSSSSSTSGGSGSNFNNSTSTSSSAGGSSNQSKDVDMGGTAGSSSGSMGALGANASSQSSSQSGYSSTAGGGGSGPGGSSSSSSGSSSNSSSKHHSDKPDKGSGGGGSSSQGGGPLSTNSGVGSGRAASLSPAAIPTTLIIKPPQDHTGGSGKEPLSKEAIAKMSTSSNFTETIVVNSESVYNHAGSGSGNAGSTSVIESGKLAMGGSGAGSGGSGGSYGGSTGPTGGSSTGSSSSSSSGGKKRKADARSTPTSSVSSSEMLDANRDLIRDVAVSLVPLSLSKNDHIDPSSIASHEKSVKKAKTETSSPLPHPATALPAPEPNLQNVTPNLIQSAHTSSIISSASSSSASSSSGKHQQQQQHHHHQPTPHSPQQPASSQHTPSLVVSVPLSTATVPGVNLPASNNSNSSSHTGSSSSSSSSSSNVNHSASSNSNSTPNIVSPGHHQGSDRGGGGGGSHINNNNNNSNSNSGGNSNLYQQISHRAGDQLMNASTNRSSPVIQQQSTAQNIIQSSSSSSSTAGSSSSSTVGPSIGHHHLERQSPSMRSSPAGVTTGGANVITSLHHSQSQQPDLLSPAGGGGATVLQSVSPVPMSTIQRTSSPSTLHAGDNSSSSGGGGGGLKFGYEKQAPTTNARIAALQEEEASTGRRSRYGTPEMIVSSGGVVPYSMSSTMTAASSSSYGGSSGGGGGGLKFSYEAQPTNPLSAVSTASMMGSSGSVIAAPQVKDSPPSSPGSDAGGSAAGTAIVSGRGTKRNRKMSSNAAAVNSGAGAVPTTSVAGQTGGPSIVPASIVAGGSADAKDGKLFQNGGSSSAAAGGSVVSATHMLGNQLNPSSSVAQKMSDQLSMEIEAHAYVPGPIDAVPTLMGPQFPGKNRTNNSQSMPVGAGGGGNSLSSMLTGGATATANGNTPQSLEQLLERQWEQGSQFLMEQAQHFDIASLLSCLHQLRSENIRLEEHVNNLVARRDHLLAVNARLAIPLNPTAALGGVGMIGGSGGSGPGAGGAATGGAGVGGAGIGSLPGQFNNIHGNGPIDANVITNASAVSNRSSRGQHGPNQQQQPGQQGPVGHFGSGAGSNAAGGGIGGLPQENGIDFRHTNSSHPATNSASISEKPNTIYVNF